In Hyalangium minutum, a genomic segment contains:
- a CDS encoding SET domain-containing protein: MALPLEVLHDEQLGQRSLRSLRAFAAGEVLTPFRALATYDRPAQLTLQVSEDEHITLLPSVLTFTNHSCHPNAFFDVEQWQVVALKPIAAGEPITFFYPSTEWTMAEPFDCACGSPHCLRRIAGASQLPEHSLQGQRLNPHITRLLQRASRQR, translated from the coding sequence ATGGCCCTTCCGCTAGAGGTCCTCCACGATGAGCAGCTCGGCCAGCGCTCTCTCCGGAGCCTCCGCGCTTTTGCTGCGGGGGAAGTGCTCACACCGTTTCGCGCTCTGGCCACGTACGATCGCCCGGCCCAGCTGACGCTCCAGGTCTCCGAGGACGAGCACATCACGCTCTTGCCCTCGGTCCTCACGTTTACCAATCACAGCTGCCATCCCAACGCCTTCTTCGACGTCGAGCAGTGGCAGGTGGTCGCGCTCAAGCCCATCGCAGCGGGCGAGCCGATCACCTTCTTTTATCCCTCGACCGAGTGGACGATGGCGGAGCCCTTCGACTGTGCCTGCGGGAGCCCTCACTGCCTCCGGAGGATCGCCGGGGCTTCGCAGCTGCCGGAGCACTCGCTCCAGGGACAGCGCCTCAACCCCCACATCACGCGGCTCCTACAGCGGGCTTCGCGCCAGCGCTGA
- a CDS encoding SET domain-containing protein-lysine N-methyltransferase, with protein sequence MKLCVLFPSYEQSSSPFKGFDPVQDPSRLMPEQDWERSPIHKATAVQTVRKLAQRGFDVFINMCDAAWDEDLPGLEVVIELERLGVAYTGPTPEFYEPTRQWLKGVCHRIGVDTPRYAFAGQRAEAERAAKALRFPLIVKHPNGYGSIGLTQGSRVETREALLDRAEHMVSQYGAALIEEFVEGPEFTVLVAEPGIGELLPRVYIPMEIRFPEGETFKHFDLKWSDYEQMGMRRVADPVLEGRLRQLAQRVFTATKAVGYARLDVRMGPDGRLFLLDVNPSCGVFYPPGEFGSADLILSQDPAGQRGFLEHIIACALRRQAARRPRFRTEYGQPGGYGLVAAMNLAAGERILVGEERAHVLASRQHLEKTWADWQRAMLPQWAYPVSEGVFAVGGEAPQEWSLLNHSCDPNAWNEGLDCVARRPIQEGEPITIDYATLYGPGMAEFRCECGSPRCRGVIRGADHLEPWIEERYGDHVSPYVRQARARR encoded by the coding sequence ATGAAACTGTGCGTGCTGTTCCCCTCCTACGAGCAGTCCAGCTCCCCGTTCAAGGGGTTCGATCCGGTTCAGGATCCCTCCCGGTTGATGCCGGAGCAGGACTGGGAACGGAGCCCGATCCACAAGGCCACCGCCGTGCAGACGGTCCGGAAGCTGGCCCAGCGCGGCTTCGACGTCTTCATCAACATGTGCGATGCGGCGTGGGATGAGGATCTGCCGGGGCTGGAGGTGGTCATCGAGCTGGAGCGGCTCGGCGTAGCGTACACGGGCCCCACTCCGGAGTTCTATGAGCCGACCCGACAGTGGCTCAAGGGCGTCTGTCACCGCATCGGCGTGGACACGCCTCGGTATGCGTTCGCCGGCCAGCGCGCCGAGGCCGAGCGGGCCGCCAAGGCGCTGCGCTTCCCGCTGATCGTCAAGCACCCGAACGGCTACGGCAGCATCGGCCTGACCCAGGGCTCCCGGGTCGAGACGCGCGAGGCGCTGCTCGACAGGGCCGAGCACATGGTGTCGCAGTACGGGGCCGCGCTGATTGAAGAGTTCGTCGAGGGCCCCGAGTTCACCGTGCTGGTCGCCGAGCCCGGCATCGGAGAGCTGCTCCCCCGGGTCTACATCCCCATGGAGATCCGCTTCCCCGAGGGAGAGACCTTCAAGCACTTTGATCTCAAGTGGTCGGACTATGAGCAGATGGGCATGCGGCGTGTGGCGGATCCGGTCCTGGAGGGGCGGCTGAGGCAGCTGGCCCAGCGCGTCTTCACCGCGACGAAGGCGGTGGGGTATGCGCGCCTCGATGTCCGCATGGGGCCGGACGGGCGGCTGTTCCTGCTGGATGTGAACCCGTCCTGCGGCGTCTTCTACCCACCGGGTGAGTTCGGCAGTGCGGACCTCATCCTCTCGCAGGATCCCGCGGGGCAGCGAGGCTTCCTGGAGCACATCATCGCGTGCGCCCTGCGCCGTCAGGCGGCACGCCGTCCCCGGTTCCGGACCGAGTACGGCCAGCCCGGTGGCTATGGCCTGGTGGCCGCGATGAACCTGGCCGCCGGTGAGCGCATCCTCGTGGGCGAGGAGCGTGCCCACGTCCTGGCGAGCCGTCAGCACCTCGAGAAGACCTGGGCCGATTGGCAGCGCGCGATGCTGCCGCAATGGGCGTATCCGGTCTCGGAGGGCGTCTTCGCGGTCGGAGGCGAGGCTCCTCAGGAATGGTCGCTCCTCAACCACTCGTGCGATCCGAACGCCTGGAACGAGGGACTCGACTGCGTGGCGCGCCGGCCGATCCAGGAGGGAGAGCCCATCACGATCGATTACGCCACCCTCTATGGACCGGGGATGGCGGAGTTCCGGTGCGAGTGCGGCAGTCCGCGGTGCCGCGGCGTCATTCGTGGCGCGGACCACCTGGAGCCGTGGATCGAGGAGCGGTACGGCGATCATGTCTCGCCGTACGTGAGGCAGGCGCGGGCCCGCCGCTGA
- a CDS encoding SET domain-containing protein, translating to MSRKSYLPHTWADERVSVKPSPIDGKGLFATRDIPEGTVLMVWGGQVVDRKTIDYSQYRAETVVAISEAEYLALPRSDTREALDVYLNHSCDPTAWLIDEVTIVARRPIQAGEEITTEFATWFDYEPEVSYSENWACKCGSPLCRKALSAQDWRRADLQEKYAGHFSPFLERRIHEERQKV from the coding sequence ATGAGTCGGAAGAGCTACCTGCCTCACACCTGGGCCGATGAGCGCGTGAGCGTCAAGCCCTCGCCCATCGACGGGAAAGGGCTCTTCGCCACCCGCGACATCCCCGAGGGCACCGTGCTCATGGTCTGGGGCGGCCAGGTGGTGGACCGGAAGACCATCGACTACTCCCAGTACCGGGCCGAGACGGTGGTCGCCATCAGCGAGGCCGAGTACCTCGCCCTCCCCCGCTCGGACACCCGCGAGGCCCTGGATGTCTACCTCAACCACTCGTGCGATCCGACGGCCTGGCTCATTGATGAGGTGACCATAGTGGCTCGGCGCCCCATCCAGGCGGGCGAGGAGATCACCACGGAGTTCGCCACCTGGTTCGACTATGAGCCCGAGGTGTCCTACTCCGAGAACTGGGCCTGCAAGTGCGGCAGCCCTCTGTGCCGGAAGGCCCTGAGCGCGCAGGATTGGAGGCGGGCGGATCTCCAGGAGAAGTACGCGGGGCACTTCTCGCCCTTCCTGGAGAGGCGCATCCATGAGGAGCGGCAGAAGGTCTGA